In the Alistipes provencensis genome, CAGCGTCGCGGCGCCCACGCCCACCAGCGAACCGAACGCCGCAGCAAGGTTCATCAGCGGGAAGGTCAGCGCAAGGCCCGAAATGGCCAGCGGCCCCACTCCGTGACCGATGAAGATACTGTCGATCATGTTGTAGAGCGACGAAGCCGTCATGGCGATGATCGCCGGCACGGCATATTGTACGAGCAACTTCCGGATACGCTCGGTCCCGAGCTCCAGTGCTGCCGATTTAAGTTCTGCCATAAATACCTTAATTTTTCTATACCCTTTCTCCCGGGAAAGGGTCAAAGGAGGCCGCTAAATTACTCCAGATACCAATCCGAGCCCTCCTTGCCGTCCTTGACGCGGATTCCGGCGGCGGCGAGACCGTCACGGATGCGGTCCGAAGCGGCCCAGTCCTTCGCGGCACGGGCTTTCAGCCGCTCGTCCAACAGCATCTCGACCAGCGGCGTCACATAATCCCTGCCCGAAGCGGCTCCGGCGGCTTTCTCGTCGCGCAGGCCCAGAATGTCGAAGGCATAGCGGCGCACGGTGGCCGTCAGCGCCTCGAGATCGGCGGCGGTGATCGTCTGCGAACCGTCGACCAACTGATTGATGATGCGCACCCAGTCGAACAACGCCGAAATGACCATCGGTGAATTGAGGTCGTCGGCCATCGCCTCGGCACAGCGGGTCTCCAGCTCGACGGGATTGACCGTCGAGGAGTCCGCAGGCTTGATCTTCTCCAAAGCCTCGATGCCTTTCATCAGACGGTCCAGCCCCTTCTCGGCGGCCTGCAGGGCCTCGTTCGAGAAATCGAGCGTCGAGCGGTACTGCGCCTGCAAGACGAAGAAGCGGATGGTCATGGGCGAATAGGCCTGCGCCAGCAGTTTGTGCGACCCGGTGAAGAGCTCTTCGAGGGTGATGAAGTTGCCCAGCGACTTGCCCATCTTCTGGCCGTTGATCGTAATCATGTTGTTGTGCACCCAGTAGCGGGCCGAGTCGTGGCCCAGTGCGGCGGTCGACTGCGCGATCTCGCACTCGTGGTGCGGGAACATCAGGTCCATACCGCCGCCGTGGATGTCGAAACGCTCCCCGAGGTAGCGCGTGGACATCGCCGAGCACTCCATATGCCAGCCCGGGAATCCCTCGCCCCAAGGCGACGGCCACCGCATGATGTGTTCGGGCGCCGCCTTCTTCCACAGCGCGAAATCGTAGGAATGGCGTTTGTCCGACTGCCCGTCCAGCTCGCGCGTGTTGGCGATGATGTCGTCGAGATTACGGCCCGAGAGCTTGCCGTAGTTGTATTTGGCGTTGTATTTCTCCACGTCGAAGTAGACCGAACCGTTCGACTCGTAGGCGTAGCCGTCGGCGAGGATCTTCTTCACGAACTCGATCTGCTCGATGATGTGACCCGAGGCGTAGGGCTCGATCGAGGGGGTCTCGACATTGAGAGCATCCATCGCGCGGTGGTAACGCTCCGTGTAGTAGTGCGCCACCTCCATCGGTTCGAGCTGCTCGAGCCGGGCTTTCTTGGCGATCTTGTCCTCGCCCTCGTCGGCGTCGTGCTCCAAGTGGCCGACATCCGTGACATTGCGCACATAGCGCACCTTGTAGCCCGCGGCCTTGAGGTAGCGGAACAGGAGGTCGAACGTCACGGCGGGACGGGCGTGGCCCAGATGCGGATCGCCGTAGACCGTGGGGCCGCAGACATACATGCCCACGCGGCCCGGAACGAGGGGCTCGAACTCCTCCTTGCGGCGGGTGAGCGTATTGTAAAGTACGAGTTTGGAATCCATATTCGTGAATTAACGTTTTGAACGGGTAAAATTACAACTTTTTCCGCAAACATCCGCTCTTCGGGCTCAAAAATCGAGCAACCGGAAGCGTTCGCGCACCTCGGGCATCGGCATCGGCTCCTCGTAATGCCACCATTCGCGGCGGTAGGGAACCAGCCCCGCCCCGCGCATGACCGACCGGAGCAGTTCGCGGTTGCGGGCCGCCGTGGCGGAGATCTTCCCCGCGGCGACCAGCGCGGCCTCGCCTCCGGTGTGGGCCTCCTCGCCGAAGAAATCGACCGGCGTACCCATGTCGGCCTCGCGCCCCGCGGCGTCGAGCAGCGTCACGTCGACCGCCACGCCGTAATTATGGCGTCCTCCGCGGGCGCCGTTGGCCACATAGACCTGATTCGGAGTTCCCTCGACCAGACTGTACATATAGCGCTGGACGCTGATCGGGCGCGCCGCGTCGCAGACCAGCAGCCGCCACCCGGGACGCCGCTCACGCAGCAACGCCTGAGCCCGGGCCACCTTGTCGGCGAAATGCGGCAGCAGGTAGGCCCGTTCGAGGTCGCCGTACACGTCGCGGCCCATGAAATTGTCCTCCGTGGAGTACATCAGCCGCACGCGCAGCGTGGAATCCACGCCGAGCACGTCGACCAATCCCGCATCGCGCATTTTCCGATCGGTCGCACCCTGCGCCCGGACGCCCGTGCAGAGCAGGACGGCACACGCCGCCAGCAGGAGTTTTCGTTTCATATTTGCGAATTATCGTCCCGCAAAGGTAAGAAATATACGCCCTCCGACGCAGGAACCGGGAAATTATCGTACCTTTACCGCCGATTATTATGAAATTTCAAGACTTAGGACTCTCCGAGCCGCTGTTACGCGCCATCGGGGAAAAGGGGTACACCGATCCGACCCCCATTCAGCAACAAGCCATCCCTCCCGTACTCGAAGGCCGCGACCTGCAGGGCTGCGCACAGACCGGGACGGGCAAGACCGCAGCCTTCACGCTGCCCATCCTCCAGCTTTTAGCCGCAGAACCCGCCGCCAAGGGACGCCGCGAAATACGCGCACTGGTCATCACGCCGACGCGCGAGCTGGCCATCCAGATCGACGAATGCTGCCACGACTATGCGCGCTACCTCTCCATCCGCCACTGCGTGATCTTCGGAGGCGTCAACCAGCGCCCGCAGGTCGATGCGCTGCAACGGGGCGTAGACCTGCTGGTCGCCACCCCGGGCCGGCTGCTGGACCTCATCGGGCAGGGTTACATCTCGCTGGACAAAATCCGCTTCTTCGTGCTCGACGAGGCCGACCGCATGCTGGACATGGGCTTCATCCACGACATCCGCCGCATCCTGCCGCTGCTGCCCGCACAGCGGCAGACGCTCTTCTTCTCGGCCACGATGCCTTCGGATATCGCCCAACTGGCGGCCAAAATCCTGCACGATCCCGTGCTGGTGACCGTCACCCCGCCCGCTTCGGTGGTCGAGACCATCTCGCAGCGGGTCCACTTCGCCGAGAAGGCCGAAAAGAGCCAACTGCTGATCGACCTGCTGGAAGGCTCCGACGCTCAGCAGGTGCTCGTCTTCACACGCACCAAGCACGGCGCCGACAAGCTGGCCAAGATACTCAACCGCGCCGGCATCCAGTCGAGCGCCATCCACGGCAACAAGTCGCAGAACGCCCGCGTGAAGGCCATGAACGACTTCAAGGGCGGCGCCTGCCGCGTACTGATCGCCACCGACATCGCAGCGCGGGGCATCGACATCGACCAGCTCCCGCTGGTCATCAACTACGACCTGCCGGAGGTTCCCGAGACGTATGTCCACCGCATCGGCCGCACGGGCCGCGCCGGATACGAGGGCACCGCGTGGTCGTTCTGCTCGGAGGACGAGTTCGACTACCTGAAAGACATCCAGAAGCTCACCGGACTGACGATCCCCGTCGAGGGGCCCGTTCCGGAGTTCGCCGCACGGCAGTCCGCCGCCCCGGCCCGGAAACCCGCACAGAAAGCCGCACCCCAACCCGCCCGCAGCACGGAACAGCGGTCCGCCCGGAACGCCGCGCCCAAACAGGCCCGCAATCCGGAGCCGAAGCAGGCCCCCGCGCAGGATGCCGCCGGGCAGCCCGCCCGGCCGCCGCGGGGAACCAGCGAGGAGAAGCGCACACGGTGGGGCGGGGTCACCTACCGG is a window encoding:
- a CDS encoding M15 family metallopeptidase, coding for MKRKLLLAACAVLLCTGVRAQGATDRKMRDAGLVDVLGVDSTLRVRLMYSTEDNFMGRDVYGDLERAYLLPHFADKVARAQALLRERRPGWRLLVCDAARPISVQRYMYSLVEGTPNQVYVANGARGGRHNYGVAVDVTLLDAAGREADMGTPVDFFGEEAHTGGEAALVAAGKISATAARNRELLRSVMRGAGLVPYRREWWHYEEPMPMPEVRERFRLLDF
- the cysS gene encoding cysteine--tRNA ligase, whose amino-acid sequence is MDSKLVLYNTLTRRKEEFEPLVPGRVGMYVCGPTVYGDPHLGHARPAVTFDLLFRYLKAAGYKVRYVRNVTDVGHLEHDADEGEDKIAKKARLEQLEPMEVAHYYTERYHRAMDALNVETPSIEPYASGHIIEQIEFVKKILADGYAYESNGSVYFDVEKYNAKYNYGKLSGRNLDDIIANTRELDGQSDKRHSYDFALWKKAAPEHIMRWPSPWGEGFPGWHMECSAMSTRYLGERFDIHGGGMDLMFPHHECEIAQSTAALGHDSARYWVHNNMITINGQKMGKSLGNFITLEELFTGSHKLLAQAYSPMTIRFFVLQAQYRSTLDFSNEALQAAEKGLDRLMKGIEALEKIKPADSSTVNPVELETRCAEAMADDLNSPMVISALFDWVRIINQLVDGSQTITAADLEALTATVRRYAFDILGLRDEKAAGAASGRDYVTPLVEMLLDERLKARAAKDWAASDRIRDGLAAAGIRVKDGKEGSDWYLE